Proteins from a genomic interval of Kitasatospora kifunensis:
- a CDS encoding type I polyketide synthase yields the protein MRPAPPCTGLLTDLVIGVTPFCQPDAGLAEAVCRAGGLGVLDLGTGDRRSREELAALKERLGGRFGVRVGPGCRLSPGELGSLDGARPETVVLAGQVPGWEPAELAAQYRLLIEVTELGQAVAAVRAGAHGLIARGSESGGRVGELSTFVLLQRLLGAPEVDVPVWACGGIGLRTAVAAVAGGAAGVVLDSQLALLAESAVSQEDAAAVRGMDGSETVVVDGQRVLGRRGELKVGQDGFLAARFAEKWGTVGRAVHALRDAVLDGVQAGVGARLSLDLGTELPVAQGPMTRVSDQPGFAAAVAGAGALPFVALALAGAEQSRELLGKTAVAMGGLPWGVGVLGFASEEVRSAQLAEVLAVRPSHAVIAGGRPAQARVLEEAGIRTFLHVPSPGLLRQFLEDGARRFVFEGSECGGHVGPRCSFPLWEAQLAVLEDFLAAGAGDRPVEVLFAGGVHDERSAAMVAAMAAALAGRGVAAGVLMGTAYLCTEEAVAHGAVQAQFQRQVLAAQATELLQTAPGHATRCLPSPFTVEFAQARERLRDEGVPDREAWEQLERLNVGRLRIASKGVDRVAGELTAVDEQGQLARGMFMAGQVAVLRSATTTLAELHAAVTTGATDFLAARALELTQTHVEEKEAAAPLDIAVIGMAGMFPQAPDLPAFWANIVAGVDSVTEVPVERWDPAIYHSADGGPGSTPSKWGGFLPRIPFDPLSYGIPPSALGSIEPVQLLALEAARRALLDAGYDAGGGDGGRSGGRQFDRSRTSVVFGAEAGSDLSNAGVLGALLPAYLGGEVPAAIADQLPRLTEDSFTGVLSNVIAGRIANRLDLGGANFSVDAACASSLAALDVACKELVSGTSDLALCGGADLHNGINDFLLFASVHALSPTGRSRPFDASADGVALGEGIGCLVLKRLADAERDGDRVYAVVQGVGSASDGRSLGLTAPRPEGQRLALERAYRSAGVTPAQVGLVEAHGTGTVVGDRTELTVLSEVFAQAGAAPGGCALGSVKSQIGHTKCAAGLAGLIKASLALHTGIKPPTLHLTRPNQAWQQESSPFAFHAEARPWATAPAERVAGVSAFGFGGTNFHVVLQGYDGPAPVHGLQEWPAELFTFRGADRERALRGVAELLRLATADGSPWRLRDLALAASRRAESGHGSVQVAVVASDVAELTSLLRRAVGGEHSPADGLYLAQDGGTGEVAFLFPGQGSQRPGMFAELFAAFPSVQRHLRLGGAYADVLYPPLAFTPEARQAQRDAVTDTRVAQPVLGMAGLAAYELLALAGVRPALAGGHSYGELVALCAAGALAAEDLPGLGAERARAILEAVGEGEDPGSMAAVKAGAAAVEQVLAAAGLAGRVVAANHNGPKQTVISGATPELATAVRLLREAGYGVTGLPVACAFHSPLVAGSGERFAQALAARTVRAPEFPVFANRTAAPYPADPAGVRAELAAQIGAPVRFAEQVEAMYAAGARVFIEAGPGSVLSRLVSAVLGDRPHRAVPIEGRRRGLPGFLDALAELAVAGVPVRTDRLLRGRDAVDAGRARAPRRPGWTVDGQLVRTAAGELLPGALAPARPVPEALMATQRPEPNGDELIAEFLRSSRELIAAQRDVLMTYLGGTGEAPAPVAVRAPVAVPAAARPAAVASPTSPAEPLAALAEPERTPTATEFGPDEVLRAVVEVISERTGYPAEMIEPDLDLEADLSIDSIKRTEIIGQLARRLGDAHQLGGLADEQVEELSRARTTAAITTWLTARLGGTAQEPVPQSVSEPVTQTVSGPVSEQAGTPKAVEPVAGHEPARLEFAAVPLVEAAGAPEALAGKRFALLGTDGHGVAQALATRLTAIGAQPLMLGATHELSPSDGPVDGVVLLDPLAEHGAPVLPGCVPALKAALARSPRWLLAARTATPALTPALASAAMPAATPAATPAARAADESSARADGLRGLFRTLAREYPDTAIRLVELDAPRAAEAAADALLDELTAVDREPVVRHGQGGRQGLALVERGLGLLGSTGAGPAGDGVAEAAALGLDRDAVVLLVGGARGITARFAATLAAAGRCRLELLGRTAQPEGPEDPLTAAARDRSALRAVLARQGVPLPEVDAAAARLLAGREVTATLDELAALGSPARYRSVDVADPAALRQSVKEVYAEYGRLDGVVYAAGVIEDKVLAQKDLESFRRVFATKAEGARALLAALAELPTDALAEAGPRFTVLFGSIAAALGNRGQSDYAAANDALEELGARWSSRTGRRALTVHWGPWAPSGTHGGMVSTELARDYVRRGVKLIDPDAGTLALLRELAWGDPSVRSVVYTASGW from the coding sequence GCTTGGGTGGCCGGTTCGGGGTGCGGGTGGGGCCTGGATGTCGGCTCTCACCTGGGGAGTTGGGCTCGCTCGACGGGGCGAGACCGGAGACCGTGGTGCTGGCCGGGCAGGTGCCCGGGTGGGAGCCGGCGGAGCTCGCGGCGCAGTACCGGCTGCTGATCGAGGTGACCGAGCTGGGGCAGGCGGTGGCCGCCGTGCGGGCCGGGGCGCACGGGCTGATCGCGCGTGGGAGTGAAAGCGGCGGACGGGTAGGGGAGTTGAGTACCTTCGTGCTCCTGCAGCGGTTGCTCGGGGCGCCTGAGGTGGACGTGCCGGTGTGGGCCTGCGGCGGGATCGGGCTGCGGACGGCGGTGGCGGCGGTGGCCGGCGGGGCGGCCGGGGTGGTACTGGACAGTCAGCTCGCGCTGCTGGCCGAGTCGGCGGTGTCGCAGGAGGATGCGGCGGCGGTGCGCGGCATGGACGGGTCCGAGACGGTTGTTGTCGACGGGCAGCGGGTGCTGGGGCGGAGGGGCGAGCTGAAGGTTGGTCAGGACGGATTTCTGGCAGCGAGGTTCGCCGAGAAGTGGGGAACGGTCGGGCGGGCGGTGCACGCCCTGCGGGACGCCGTCCTGGACGGCGTGCAGGCGGGAGTGGGGGCGCGGCTGAGCCTGGACCTGGGCACCGAACTGCCGGTGGCGCAGGGGCCGATGACCAGGGTCAGTGACCAGCCGGGCTTCGCGGCGGCGGTGGCCGGGGCGGGAGCGTTGCCGTTCGTGGCGCTGGCGTTGGCCGGTGCGGAGCAGAGTCGGGAACTGCTCGGGAAGACGGCTGTCGCCATGGGCGGACTGCCCTGGGGCGTCGGCGTGTTGGGGTTCGCCTCGGAGGAGGTCAGGAGCGCCCAACTGGCCGAGGTGCTGGCGGTGCGCCCCAGCCACGCGGTGATCGCCGGCGGACGGCCCGCGCAGGCACGGGTGTTGGAGGAGGCGGGCATCCGGACCTTCCTGCACGTGCCCTCTCCGGGGCTACTGAGGCAGTTCCTGGAGGACGGGGCCCGCAGGTTCGTCTTCGAGGGGTCGGAGTGCGGCGGGCACGTCGGGCCCCGGTGCAGCTTCCCGCTCTGGGAGGCGCAACTGGCGGTGCTGGAGGACTTCCTGGCGGCCGGCGCGGGTGACCGGCCGGTGGAGGTGCTGTTCGCGGGTGGTGTGCACGACGAGCGGTCGGCGGCGATGGTGGCGGCGATGGCCGCTGCGCTGGCGGGCCGGGGCGTGGCGGCGGGGGTGCTGATGGGTACGGCGTACCTGTGCACCGAGGAGGCGGTGGCGCACGGCGCGGTGCAGGCGCAGTTCCAGCGCCAGGTGCTGGCCGCGCAGGCAACGGAGTTGCTGCAGACGGCACCCGGGCATGCCACGCGCTGCCTGCCGAGCCCGTTCACGGTGGAGTTCGCGCAGGCCCGGGAGCGGCTGCGCGACGAGGGCGTGCCGGATCGGGAGGCCTGGGAGCAGCTGGAGCGGCTGAACGTCGGCCGACTGCGGATCGCCAGCAAGGGCGTCGACCGGGTGGCGGGGGAGCTCACCGCGGTGGACGAGCAGGGGCAGTTGGCCCGCGGGATGTTCATGGCGGGGCAGGTCGCCGTGCTGCGCTCGGCCACCACGACCCTGGCCGAGCTGCACGCCGCCGTCACCACCGGGGCAACCGACTTCCTCGCCGCCAGGGCCCTCGAACTGACGCAGACTCATGTTGAGGAGAAGGAGGCGGCGGCACCGCTGGACATCGCCGTGATCGGCATGGCCGGTATGTTCCCGCAGGCGCCGGATCTGCCCGCCTTCTGGGCCAACATCGTGGCCGGGGTGGATTCGGTGACCGAGGTGCCGGTCGAGCGGTGGGACCCGGCGATCTACCACTCGGCGGACGGTGGGCCGGGCAGCACGCCGTCCAAGTGGGGCGGCTTTCTGCCGCGGATCCCGTTCGATCCGCTGAGCTACGGCATCCCACCGAGCGCACTCGGCAGCATCGAACCGGTGCAGCTGCTGGCGCTGGAGGCGGCGCGGCGCGCACTGCTGGACGCGGGATACGACGCGGGCGGCGGGGACGGCGGGCGCAGCGGCGGGCGGCAGTTCGACCGCTCCCGGACCAGCGTGGTGTTCGGCGCCGAGGCGGGCAGTGACCTGTCGAACGCGGGTGTGTTGGGGGCGCTGCTTCCGGCCTACCTGGGTGGCGAGGTGCCGGCCGCGATCGCCGATCAACTGCCCAGGCTCACCGAGGACTCCTTCACCGGCGTGCTGTCCAACGTCATCGCCGGACGGATCGCCAACCGGCTCGACCTGGGCGGCGCCAACTTCTCGGTGGACGCGGCCTGCGCCTCCTCGCTGGCAGCGCTGGATGTGGCCTGCAAGGAACTGGTGTCCGGCACCAGTGACTTGGCGCTCTGCGGTGGCGCCGACCTGCACAACGGGATCAACGACTTCCTGCTCTTCGCCTCGGTGCACGCGCTCTCGCCCACCGGCCGGTCCCGCCCGTTCGACGCGTCGGCGGACGGCGTCGCGCTCGGTGAGGGAATCGGCTGCCTGGTGCTGAAGCGGCTGGCGGACGCGGAGCGGGACGGCGACCGGGTCTACGCGGTGGTCCAGGGCGTGGGCAGCGCGAGCGACGGCCGCTCGCTGGGTCTGACGGCGCCCCGACCCGAGGGCCAGCGGCTGGCCCTTGAGCGGGCGTACCGCAGCGCCGGGGTGACGCCGGCGCAGGTCGGGCTGGTAGAGGCGCACGGCACCGGGACGGTGGTCGGCGACCGCACCGAACTCACCGTGCTGAGCGAGGTCTTCGCGCAGGCCGGGGCCGCTCCCGGAGGCTGCGCGCTGGGGTCGGTCAAGTCGCAGATCGGGCACACCAAGTGCGCGGCGGGGCTGGCGGGCCTGATCAAGGCCTCGCTGGCACTGCACACCGGGATCAAGCCGCCGACCCTGCACCTGACCCGGCCGAACCAGGCCTGGCAGCAGGAGAGCAGCCCGTTCGCCTTCCATGCCGAGGCGCGGCCGTGGGCCACCGCGCCCGCCGAACGAGTGGCGGGGGTGAGCGCGTTCGGCTTCGGAGGCACCAACTTCCATGTCGTGCTGCAGGGTTACGACGGGCCGGCGCCGGTGCACGGCCTGCAGGAGTGGCCGGCCGAGCTGTTCACCTTCCGCGGCGCCGACCGGGAGCGGGCGCTGCGCGGTGTGGCGGAGCTGCTGCGACTGGCGACGGCGGACGGATCGCCCTGGCGGCTGCGGGACTTGGCGCTGGCAGCCTCGCGGCGGGCGGAGTCGGGGCACGGTTCGGTGCAGGTCGCGGTGGTGGCCTCGGACGTCGCCGAACTGACGTCGCTGCTGCGCCGGGCGGTCGGCGGCGAGCACAGTCCGGCGGACGGACTGTACCTGGCGCAGGACGGTGGCACCGGCGAGGTCGCGTTCCTCTTCCCCGGGCAGGGCAGTCAGCGTCCGGGGATGTTCGCGGAGCTGTTCGCCGCCTTTCCCAGTGTGCAGCGGCACTTGCGACTCGGCGGGGCGTACGCCGATGTGCTCTACCCGCCGCTGGCCTTCACACCCGAGGCGCGGCAGGCGCAGCGTGACGCGGTGACCGACACCAGGGTGGCTCAGCCGGTCCTGGGGATGGCTGGCCTGGCCGCGTACGAGCTGCTGGCGCTGGCCGGGGTGCGGCCGGCGCTGGCCGGCGGGCACAGCTACGGCGAGCTGGTGGCGCTGTGCGCGGCGGGCGCGCTGGCAGCCGAGGACCTGCCCGGGCTCGGTGCCGAGCGGGCGAGGGCCATCCTGGAGGCGGTCGGCGAGGGCGAGGACCCGGGATCGATGGCGGCGGTGAAGGCCGGCGCCGCGGCGGTCGAGCAGGTGCTGGCAGCAGCTGGGCTGGCCGGGCGGGTGGTCGCGGCGAACCACAACGGGCCGAAGCAGACGGTCATTTCGGGCGCGACGCCGGAGTTGGCGACCGCCGTCCGGCTGCTCCGCGAAGCCGGGTACGGGGTGACCGGGTTGCCGGTGGCGTGCGCCTTCCACAGTCCGCTGGTGGCGGGCTCGGGCGAGCGCTTCGCGCAGGCACTGGCAGCGCGCACGGTGCGGGCACCGGAGTTCCCGGTCTTCGCGAACCGCACAGCGGCCCCCTACCCGGCCGACCCCGCCGGGGTGCGCGCCGAACTCGCCGCGCAGATCGGCGCGCCGGTGCGCTTCGCGGAGCAGGTCGAGGCCATGTACGCGGCCGGCGCCCGGGTGTTCATCGAGGCCGGTCCCGGGTCGGTACTGAGCCGGCTGGTGTCGGCGGTGCTGGGAGATCGGCCGCACCGGGCGGTGCCGATCGAGGGACGCCGACGCGGCCTGCCCGGCTTCCTGGACGCGCTGGCCGAACTGGCCGTCGCGGGCGTGCCGGTGCGCACCGACCGGCTGCTGCGCGGGCGGGACGCGGTGGACGCGGGCCGGGCGCGGGCGCCGCGCAGGCCCGGCTGGACGGTGGACGGGCAGCTGGTGCGCACCGCTGCCGGAGAACTGCTGCCCGGTGCGCTCGCACCGGCCCGACCCGTACCGGAGGCGCTGATGGCGACGCAGAGACCAGAACCGAACGGCGACGAGCTGATCGCGGAGTTCCTGCGGAGCAGCCGGGAGTTGATCGCGGCGCAGCGGGACGTGCTGATGACGTACCTCGGTGGGACGGGCGAGGCGCCTGCTCCGGTGGCGGTGCGTGCTCCGGTGGCGGTGCCTGCTGCGGCGCGTCCTGCGGCGGTGGCGTCGCCGACGTCGCCGGCCGAGCCGCTCGCGGCGCTCGCAGAGCCGGAAAGGACGCCCACGGCAACGGAGTTCGGGCCGGACGAGGTGCTGCGCGCGGTGGTGGAGGTGATCAGCGAGCGCACCGGCTACCCCGCCGAGATGATCGAACCCGATCTGGACCTGGAGGCCGACCTCAGCATCGACTCCATCAAGCGCACCGAGATCATCGGCCAACTCGCCCGTCGCCTGGGTGATGCCCACCAGCTCGGCGGGCTGGCCGACGAGCAGGTGGAGGAACTCTCCCGCGCCCGGACCACCGCCGCCATCACCACCTGGCTGACTGCCCGGCTCGGCGGGACAGCGCAGGAACCTGTGCCCCAGTCGGTGTCCGAGCCGGTGACCCAGACGGTATCCGGGCCGGTCTCCGAGCAGGCAGGAACCCCCAAGGCGGTAGAGCCCGTCGCGGGTCACGAGCCTGCGCGGCTGGAGTTCGCGGCCGTCCCGCTCGTCGAGGCCGCGGGCGCCCCCGAGGCCCTGGCGGGCAAGCGCTTCGCGCTGCTGGGGACGGATGGCCACGGGGTCGCTCAGGCCCTGGCCACGCGGCTCACCGCCATCGGCGCGCAGCCGCTCATGCTGGGTGCCACGCACGAACTGTCGCCCAGCGACGGCCCGGTGGACGGCGTCGTGCTGCTGGACCCGCTCGCCGAGCACGGCGCGCCGGTGCTGCCGGGCTGCGTACCCGCCCTGAAGGCTGCCCTGGCCCGCTCGCCGCGCTGGCTGCTCGCCGCCCGAACCGCTACGCCAGCCCTGACGCCAGCCCTCGCATCAGCCGCCATGCCAGCCGCTACGCCAGCCGCCACGCCAGCGGCGCGGGCAGCCGACGAGTCGAGCGCCCGGGCGGACGGCCTGCGCGGCCTCTTCCGCACGCTGGCCCGCGAGTACCCGGACACCGCGATCCGGCTGGTCGAGCTCGATGCCCCGCGCGCGGCAGAGGCTGCCGCCGACGCGTTGCTCGACGAACTGACGGCCGTCGACCGCGAGCCGGTGGTGCGGCATGGTCAGGGCGGGCGCCAAGGCCTGGCACTGGTGGAGCGCGGCCTCGGGCTGCTCGGCAGCACGGGCGCCGGGCCGGCCGGTGACGGTGTGGCGGAGGCTGCCGCGCTCGGGCTCGACCGGGATGCCGTGGTGCTGTTGGTCGGTGGGGCGCGTGGGATCACCGCGCGGTTCGCGGCCACGCTCGCCGCGGCCGGTCGCTGCCGCCTGGAGCTGCTGGGTCGCACCGCGCAGCCCGAGGGTCCCGAGGACCCGCTGACGGCCGCCGCGCGCGACCGGTCCGCGCTGCGCGCCGTGCTCGCCCGCCAGGGCGTGCCGCTGCCCGAGGTCGACGCCGCCGCTGCCCGGCTGCTGGCCGGACGCGAGGTCACGGCGACGCTCGACGAGCTGGCGGCGCTCGGCTCGCCGGCCCGCTACCGGTCCGTGGACGTGGCCGATCCGGCGGCGCTGCGCCAGTCGGTCAAGGAGGTGTACGCCGAGTACGGCAGGCTGGACGGTGTCGTCTACGCGGCGGGTGTGATCGAGGACAAGGTGCTGGCGCAGAAGGACCTGGAGTCCTTCCGGCGGGTCTTCGCCACCAAGGCCGAGGGTGCCAGGGCGCTGCTGGCCGCACTGGCCGAGCTGCCGACCGACGCGCTGGCCGAGGCCGGGCCGCGCTTCACGGTGCTGTTCGGCAGCATCGCGGCCGCTCTGGGCAACCGCGGCCAGAGTGACTACGCGGCGGCCAACGACGCGCTGGAGGAGCTGGGCGCCCGCTGGTCCTCGCGCACCGGTCGTCGCGCGCTGACCGTGCACTGGGGACCCTGGGCGCCGTCCGGCACCCACGGTGGCATGGTCTCAACGGAGTTGGCCCGCGACTACGTCCGGCGCGGGGTGAAGCTGATCGACCCGGATGCCGGCACCCTCGCGCTGCTGCGTGAACTCGCCTGGGGCGATCCGTCGGTGCGCTCCGTGGTCTACACCGCCTCGGGCTGGTGA